In the genome of Rhodamnia argentea isolate NSW1041297 chromosome 3, ASM2092103v1, whole genome shotgun sequence, one region contains:
- the LOC115757621 gene encoding cytochrome b561 domain-containing protein At4g18260-like: protein MQLYSKMLAILAVPACQAFLLPLAAHQPGEANQIQGHKNARQNLHKMHAKINKDIAMHGLLLWSSMGFLMPLGILVIRLSIREENRARAKAFFYIHVILQVLSLLLATSGAILSIKTFENSFDNHHQRIGLILYVAIWVQALTGLLRPRRGTKRRSTWYFSHWILGTAVSLLGIINIYTGIMAFHDKTSRATWVWNILFTAQVSLIAFLYLFVEKWDYMRRQGVASGGDPTTPSPNNLTSTQVESGKELVLVPCSKHNALKNLFD from the exons atgCAGCTTTACTCTAAGATGCTGGCAATCTTAGCAGTTCCCGCATGTCaagcttttcttcttcccttagCCGCTCATCAACCTGGTGAGGCGAACCAGATTCAAGGCCACAAGAACGCTCGCCAAAATCTTCACAAG ATGCATGCGAAGATAAACAAGGACATAGCAATGCACGGGCTTCTGCTTTGGTCATCGATGGGTTTCTTAATGCCTCTCGGAATACTCGTAATCCGATTGTCCATTAGAGAGGAAAACCGCGCCCGGGCCAAAGCGTTCTTCTACATTCATGTCATCTTGCAG GTCCTCTCACTACTCCTTGCCACATCTGGAGCAATACTATCAATCAAAacctttgaaaattcattcgaCAACCATCATCAGAGAATAGGCCTCATTCTCTATGTAGCCATTTGGGTACAAGCCTTGACTGGACTCCTGAGACCCCGTAG GGGGACCAAAAGGAGAAGCACTTGGTACTTCTCGCATTGGATTCTCGGAACGGCCGTTTCGCTTCTGGGGATCATCAACATCTACACAGGTATAATGGCCTTTCATGACAAGACATCAAGAGCCACGTGGGtgtggaacatcctcttcaccGCCCAAGTCTCCCTAATCGCCTTCTTGTATCTCTTCGTCGAGAAATGGGACTACATGAGGAGACAAGGCGTTGCCTCAGGCGGCGACCCAACCACGCCCTCGCCTAACAATTTGACGAGCACCCAAGTCGAGAGCGGGAAGGAGTTGGTGCTCGTGCCATGTTCGAAACATAACGCTCTCAAGAACTTGTTTGATTAG
- the LOC115757610 gene encoding uncharacterized protein LOC115757610 isoform X1, whose product MVGMPEKIRWVSLLLFLFAHQLPGIVAEDGMVVNGDFETRPSGGFAGEVLSDGPAAIPGWKTSGTVELVESGQKQGGMILIVPEGAHAARLGNDAEISQELAVEKGSVYSVTFSAARTCAQLESLNVSVPPAASQTIDLQTLYSVQGWDPYAWAFEALDGKVTLAFRNPGMEDDPTCGPIIDDVAIKKLFTPDRPKDNAVMNGDLEEGPWLFRNTSLGVLLPTNLDEETSSLPGWNVESNRAVRYIDSYHFSVPQGKRAIELLSGKEGIISQMVETKPEKDYTLSFALGHAGDKCKQPLAVMAFAGDQAENIHYTPGSNSSFQTASVNFTAKAERTRIAFYSVYYNTRSDDMSSLCGPVVDDVQVWFSRAGRNANAGFISAVGLGWWALLLVFA is encoded by the exons atggttggaATGCCGGAGAAAATCAGATGGGTCTCGCTCCTACTCTTCCTCTTTGCTCATCAGCTGCCGGGAATCGTGGCTGAAGatg GCATGGTCGTGAACGGTGACTTCGAGACGCGCCCGTCGGGCGGCTTCGCGGGGGAGGTGCTGTCGGACGGGCCGGCGGCCATCCCCGGGTGGAAGACCAGCGGCACCGTCGAGCTGGTGGAGTCCGGGCAGAAGCAGGGCGGGATGATCCTCATCGTGCCGGAGGGCGCGCACGCGGCGAGGCTGGGCAACGACGCCGAGATCAGCCAGGAGCTGGCGGTGGAGAAGGGGTCGGTCTACTCGGTCACGTTCAGCGCGGCGCGCACGTGCGCGCAGCTCGAGTCGCTGAACGTGTCGGTCCCGCCGGCGGCGTCGCAGACCATCGACCTGCAGACGCTGTACAGCGTGCAGGGGTGGGACCCGTACGCCTGGGCGTTCGAGGCGCTGGACGGCAAGGTGACGCTGGCGTTCAGGAACCCCGGGATGGAGGACGACCCGACGTGCGGGCCAATCATCGACGACGTCGCGATCAAGAAGCTTTTCACTCCCGATCGGCCCAAAG ATAATGCTGTGATGAATGGTGACCTAGAAGAAGGTCCGTGGTTGTTCCGGAACACATCTCTCGGGGTGTTACTCCCCACCAACCTCGACGAGGAAACCTCTTCCCTACCTGGCTGGAACGTCGAGTCCAACCGGGCGGTTCGTTACATCGACTCCTACCATTTCTCAGTCCCACAGGGCAAGCGGGCTATCGAGCTCCTTTCAGGAAAGGAAGGCATAATCTCCCAAATGGTCGAGACGAAGCCCGAGAAAGATTACACCTTATCGTTTGCCCTGGGCCATGCCGGCGACAAGTGCAAACAACCGCTTGCCGTGATGGCATTTGCTGGGGATCAAGCCGAGAACATCCATTACACCCCGGGTTCGAACTCGTCATTCCAAACTGCGAGCGTCAACTTCACAGCCAAAGCTGAGAGGACGCGTATCGCGTTCTACAGCGTGTACTACAACACAAGGAGCGACGACATGAGCTCGCTCTGCGGGCCGGTGGTTGATGATGTGCAGGTGTGGTTTTCGCGGGCCGGCAGGAATGCGAATGCAGGATTCATTTCGGCTGTCGGGCTTGGATGGTGGGCGCTTCTTCTGGTCTTTGCTTAA
- the LOC115757610 gene encoding uncharacterized protein LOC115757610 isoform X2 — MVGMPEKIRWVSLLLFLFAHHLPGIVAEDGMVVNGDFETRPSGGFAGEVLSDGPAAIPGWKTSGTVELVESGQKQGGMILIVPEGAHAARLGNDAEISQELAVEKGSVYSVTFSAARTCAQLESLNVSVPPAASQTIDLQTLYSVQGWDPYAWAFEALDGKVTLAFRNPGMEDDPTCGPIIDDVAIKKLFTPDRPKDNAVMNGDLEEGPWLFRNTSLGVLLPTNLDEETSSLPGWNVESNRAVRYIDSYHFSVPQGKRAIELLSGKEGIISQMVETKPEKDYTLSFALGHAGDKCKQPLAVMAFAGDQAENIHYTPGSNSSFQTASVNFTAKAERTRIAFYSVYYNTRSDDMSSLCGPVVDDVQVWFSRAGRNANAGFISAVGLGWWALLLVFA; from the exons atggttggaATGCCGGAGAAAATCAGATGGGTCTCGCTCCTACTCTTCCTCTTTGCTCATCATCTGCCTGGAATCGTGGCCGAAGATg GCATGGTCGTGAACGGTGACTTCGAGACGCGCCCGTCGGGCGGCTTCGCGGGGGAGGTGCTGTCGGACGGGCCGGCGGCCATCCCCGGGTGGAAGACCAGCGGCACCGTCGAGCTGGTGGAGTCCGGGCAGAAGCAGGGCGGGATGATCCTCATCGTGCCGGAGGGCGCGCACGCGGCGAGGCTGGGCAACGACGCCGAGATCAGCCAGGAGCTGGCGGTGGAGAAGGGGTCGGTCTACTCGGTCACGTTCAGCGCGGCGCGCACGTGCGCGCAGCTCGAGTCGCTGAACGTGTCGGTCCCGCCGGCGGCGTCGCAGACCATCGACCTGCAGACGCTGTACAGCGTGCAGGGGTGGGACCCGTACGCCTGGGCGTTCGAGGCGCTGGACGGCAAGGTGACGCTGGCGTTCAGGAACCCCGGGATGGAGGACGACCCGACGTGCGGGCCAATCATCGACGACGTCGCGATCAAGAAGCTTTTCACTCCCGATCGGCCCAAAG ATAATGCTGTGATGAATGGTGACCTAGAAGAAGGTCCGTGGTTGTTCCGGAACACATCTCTCGGGGTGTTACTCCCCACCAACCTCGACGAGGAAACCTCTTCCCTACCTGGCTGGAACGTCGAGTCCAACCGGGCGGTTCGTTACATCGACTCCTACCATTTCTCAGTCCCACAGGGCAAGCGGGCTATCGAGCTCCTTTCAGGAAAGGAAGGCATAATCTCCCAAATGGTCGAGACGAAGCCCGAGAAAGATTACACCTTATCGTTTGCCCTGGGCCATGCCGGCGACAAGTGCAAACAACCGCTTGCCGTGATGGCATTTGCTGGGGATCAAGCCGAGAACATCCATTACACCCCGGGTTCGAACTCGTCATTCCAAACTGCGAGCGTCAACTTCACAGCCAAAGCTGAGAGGACGCGTATCGCGTTCTACAGCGTGTACTACAACACAAGGAGCGACGACATGAGCTCGCTCTGCGGGCCGGTGGTTGATGATGTGCAGGTGTGGTTTTCGCGGGCCGGCAGGAATGCGAATGCAGGATTCATTTCGGCTGTCGGGCTTGGATGGTGGGCGCTTCTTCTGGTCTTTGCTTAA